Genomic segment of Synechococcus sp. A15-28:
GGTCGGAACGTCGACAGCGCAGCCGAGAGCCGCATCCGGAGGGAACAACGGAAGTTTGTAGTGCACGCGTAAACCATCGATGCGCAGGCCGTCGTCGGTGAGCACACGCAACTGCAGGAAGTGGTCACGCCCACCGCTGGCAACCCCCTCCAACCGCAACCGCCAGCCATCTCCAGCCTGGGGTGGGGTGTCGAGTTCCACCACTGTTCCATCCTCCAGGTTCAACTCAACGGTGGTGCCATGCATGGCCTGTTCCGGTGTCAACTCAACGATGGACTCGAGATCTTCCTCCGCCCGAACGGGAGGCGGGGGAGGTGGTGCCGCAACGGGAGGTTCTCTCCATGAATCGGACGCATCGTTATCGGGGGTGTGCGCCTCGGATCGGCGTGAGGGCTCGCCAAGCACCACCTCGAGGTAATCCTCGAAATCCGGGAACCCATGCTCAAACGGGTCGTGCGTGCGATCTCCCTCACGATCTCCCTGTTCCCAGGCGCTGCGCCGCCGGGGATCGCTGAGCACGGCATAGGCCTCATTCACCAGCTTGAACCGTTCCTCAGCAACGGGATCGTTGCCGTTCAGGTCCGGATGCCAACGTCGCGCCTCCCGGCGAAAGGCCCGTTTCAACTGATCGGCATCTGCCTCTGGGCCTAAACCAAGAAGCGACCAGTAATCGGGATCAGCGGTAGAAGTCATCGTCCCAGGGATCGCTATCCCGTCGGTTCAAGCTGCGACTCCTGGGTGGCCCACTCGGCGCGGCCCAGGGGTCTTCGTCCCAGTCATCGGCAAACAATTCATCCTTGAGTGAGCCGAGGGTGTTGCGCAAGCCCTGAAGAGGCCGGCCATCGGACTGACGCTCCACTGACAGACGACGGTTCAGACCGAACAAAGCCTCCTCCAGGCCACTCACGCATAGATCAAGCTCCTGCAGATCGTCCTGTGCCAGGCAATCCTGCACATCGCGCATCGCCATCTCCACAGCGCGTTGCTGACGTTCCGCTCCGTAGGGGCCCAGTTCGAGGGCGGCATCACGCAGGCGGCGTTCCGCCTGGGCAACAAGTGTCTGGGCGCGGTTGCGACGCTCGATCTGATTGCGTTTGCGACGATCTTCATCCGCCCGGGCCTCCGCCTCGGCCAGTAGAGCGGTGACTTCCTCTTCATTGAGGTTGGATCCTCCCTGAATGGAGACGGACTGCTTTCGGCCCGTGGTGCGGTCCGTGGCACTGACCTGCAGAAGACCATTGGCATCGATGTCGAACGCCACCTGCACCTGAGGGACACCCCGGGGCGCTGGGGGAATCCCGGAGAGCCGGAAACGCCCGAGCGACTTGTTGTCCGAAGCCATCTGCCGCTCGCCCTGCCAGACATGGATTTCAACCGACGACTGGTTCGGCTCCGAGGTGCTGAACACATCGGACTGACGGACAGGAATCGGGGTGTTGCGCGGAATCAACACCTTCATCAGGCCACCGACGGTCTCCAGCCCGAGGGAGAGGGGGGTGACGTCATTCAGAAGTAGATCCCGAAGTTCGCCGGTGAGGATGCCGGCCTGCACGGCGGCGCCGATGGCCACCACCTCATCGGGATTCACCGATTGGCAGGGATCGAGCGGTACCAGGGTGCGTACCAATTGCTGCACCATCGGCATGCGGGTGGCTCCACCCACGAGCACCACGTCATCGATGTCATCCGCGGCCCAACCGGAATCACGCAAGGCGGACTGAACAGGCATCAGCAAACGATCAAGCAGGTCCGGACAAAGGCCTTCAAAGCTGCTGCGGTCGAGGTTGGTCTCCACATGCAACGGCCCGTTATCGCCGGTTGCAATGAACGGCAGGGAAATCGGTGTCGTCAGAACGCCGGACAATTCCTGTTTGGCCTTCTCGGCCGCTTCAGTGAGCCGTTGCAGGGCCTGGCGGTCTCGCCGCAGATCCATTCCGTGCTCTTTCTGAAATGCGTCAGCGACCCAATCCACGATTCGCTGATCGAAATCATTGCCGCCCAGTTGCGTGTCTCCGTTGGTGGCTTTGACGTCGAACACGCCGTTCGCGATCCGCAGCAGGGATACGTCAAACGTGCCGCCCCCCAGGTCGAAGACCAGCACACGACGAACGGCGCTGCGATCAAAGCCGTAAGCCAGAGCGGCAGCCGTGGGTTCATTGAGAATCCGCTCGACGGAAATGCCCGCCAGGCGTCCGGCGTCACGGGTGGCCTGACGCTGGGCGTCGTTGAAATAAGCCGGAACCGTGACCACAGCCGCTTCGACGGTTTCCCCTAAGTAGGTGCTGGCGTCGTCCACCAATTTGCGGATGATGCTGGCCACCAGCTCCTCAGGCGCGTATTCCCGTTCCGTCACCGGACAGGGAACGCGAACCTGTCCCCGATCATTGGCACGAACCGTGTAGGGCACCGCAAGGCTGCTCTCCTCCAGTTCATCCCAGTCGCGCCCGACAAAACGCTTGAGGTTGGAGAAGGTGTTGCGCGGGCTCAGCACCAGCTGGCGCCGGGCCAGTTGTCCCACCAGCAGTTCCTGATCCTTGCTGTATCCGACGACGGATGGAGTCGTTCTGCCACCCTCCGCGTTGGCGATCACGTGGGGGCGACCTGCCTCGAGAACGGCAACGACCGAGTTCGTCGTCCCCAGATCGATCCCGACGATCCGCCCCATACGTTTAAAACCTGTCAGTCCACGCTAACGGCTGCGGCCAGCCCATTCGCCAAGATCAACCTCCAGCAGAGGGACTTCGTTAAGCCATTCTTAGTGACTTAAACCGATCTCGTCGATACGTTGACGAGGCGTTTATGTGCGGGAATGTCCAACGAAACGGATAGTCAGTATCTCCTGCGGAACCGCCCACCATCCGAAAAGCTGGTGGATATCGGATTCAAGAACCTGGCCGTCATCCTGGCCTCCATGGTCGCCGTCGTCCTGTTCCTGATCCTGATCGTTGTGTTTCAGGGCAGCCTTGAGTCGATGGGGCGCTACGGATGGCAATTCCTGGTCACGTCCGATTGGAATCCGGTTGATGATGAATACGGAGCTGGAGCCGCCATTTACGGCACGTTGGTGACCTCACTGCTCTCGTTGCTCATCGCCGTCCCTCTGGGCGTTGGAACGGCAATTTTCATCACCGAGAACATCATCCCGCGACAGATTCGCAATGTGATCGGTGTGATGGTCGAACTTCTTGCGGCGATTCCCTCTGTCGTTCTTGGCCTCTGGGCCATTTTCGTGTTGGAGCCCTTTATTCGTCCGGCTCTTGAATTGCTATTTCAGCTGTTCAACTGGATTCCCTTTTTCAGCACCCCCCCGATGGGTCCTGGCACGATTCCTGCGGTCTTGATCCTGGTGGTGATGATTCTGCCGATTATCACGGCCATTTCCCGTGACTCCCTGAATCAGGTTCCTCTCAAACTTCGCCAGGCGGCCTATGGCGTTGGTACGACCCGTTGGGGCGCCATCATGAATGTGATGCTGCCGGCTGCAATTTCCGGAATTGTCGGCGGAGTGATGCTGGCCCTCGGCCGAGCCATGGGTGAAACCATGGCGGTGACCATGATCATCGGCAATTCCAACAACTTCAGCATTTCGTTGCTGGCACCCGGCAACACGATTGCAGCCATGCTTGCCAATCAATTCGGTGAAGCTGATGGCTCTCAGGTGTCGTCACTGATGTATGCGGCATTCATCCTGATCATCATGACCCTTGCGGTGAACATCTTTGCCCAGTGGCTCGTGAAGCGTCTCAGCCTTAAGTACTGACCATGACATCCTTCTATTCCAATCGAGCCTCTGAGGAGATCCCAGATCTTTCCTACAAGCCAGCTCTGGCGAGAAACTTCGGCAGCAGAATTCTGACAATTATTGCCGGCATCTTTTCAGCCATTGCTGTTCTGCCGTTGGTCTTTGTTCTGGGCTATGTGATCGTCAAAGGTGGCAGCAAGATCAGCCTCGTTTTGTTCACGGAACTGCCCCCACCCCCCGGCCTGGATGGTGGAGGCATTGCCAACGCCATCGTCGGCACAATTGTTGTCACCATCATTGCTGCGTTGATCGCCATTCCCGTCGGAGTGGGCGGTGGCATTTTCCTCGCTGAATACTCACGAAGCGGTTGGTTTGCACAGTTCATTCGCTTCGGAACCAATGTGCTTGCTGGTGTGCCGTCAATCATCGCCGGCGTCTTCATCTACGGCACGATCGTCACCAGCCGTGTCCTGTTCGGCAATGCCTACAGCGCTTTTGCCGGCGGCATGGCCCTCTCCATTCTGATGCTGCCCACGGTGATCAAAACCACCGACGAGGGCCTGAAGCTGGTGTCCGATGACCTGCGACGCGGTGCCTTGGGTGTCGGGGCATCCCGATTTGTCACCATAGTGAGAATCACCCTGCCGACTGCCTTCACACCCATTGCAACGGGAGTGGTTCTGGCGATTGCCAGGGCCGCCGGTGAAACTGCTCCGCTGATCTTCACCGCTCTGTTCTCACCCTTCTGGTCTGATCTTCTCTCAACGGATGGAATCTTCGCTCCCATCGCAACGTTGTCAGTGTTGATCTACAACTTCGCGATCATGCCCTACGAGTTCCACAACAAGTTGGCCTGGTCCGCATCGTTTGTTCTCGTTGTGATGATCCTCGGCTTGAATCTGTTCTCCCGATGGCTGGCCCGATTTGCTTCCAAGTGATCGGACTTCAGCCCTCCACTTCACCATTCATTTCCTTCTCCCGTTTCCCCTCTGCGCCCCATCCGAGCCATGACCACATCACAACTTCAAACTGAACAACATCAGGTCTCGGACGACACCGCGATCTCGATCCAGAACGTCACCATCAGCTACGGCAGCTACGAAGCCGTCAAGAACGTCTATTGCGACGTTCCACGCGGCAAGGTGACCGCCTTCATCGGCCCCTCCGGTTGCGGTAAGTCGACGGTGCTCCGTGCCCTCAACCGGATGAACGATCTGATCGAGAGCTGTTCCCTCAAGGGTCGAGTTCTCTTTGACGGCGTCGATCTCTATGGCGCCAGTGTTGACCCGGTTGAAGTGCGTCGCCGGATCGGCATGGTGTTTCAACAGCCCAACCCCTTCCCCAAGAGCATTTACGAGAACATCGCCTTCGGTGCTCGTATTAACGGCTTCACCGGTGACATGGATGAACTGGTGGAACGCTCCCTGCGCCAGGCGGCCGTCTGGGATGAGTGCAAGGACAAACTCAACGAGAGTGGTTATTCCCTCTCCGGTGGTCAGCAGCAGCGCCTGTGCATTGCTCGCACCATTGCCATCCAGCCTGAGGTGATCCTGATGGACGAACCCTGTTCAGCATTGGATCCGATTTCCACCCTGAAGATCGAGGAAACGATGCATGAGCTCAAGAAGAGCTTCACCATCGTGATCGTGACCCACAACATGCAGCAGGCCGTGCGCGTCAGCGACATGACGGCTTTCTACAACGCCGAAGCTGTCGAAGGTGGCACCGGAAAGGTGGGCTACCTCGTGGAGTTCAACGAAACCGGGAAGATCTTCAACTCCCCTCAACAGCAGGCCACACAGGACTACGTTTCCGGCCGGTTCGGTTGATTTCTGAATCCAGATTTGATCAAGAAGGGTGGGTGACTCCACCCTTTTTTTATTGGACATCAAGCAAAAAAAATCCGGTCCCGAGGGACCGGGGAAGCGGAGAGCGAGGGATTCGAACCCTCGATAGAGTTGCCCCTATACAGCATTTCCAGTGCTGCGCCTTCGACCACTCGGCCAGCTCTCCACCGGCTTTCACGTGGGGCAAGTGCGAATGTAGCAGGGCGTTTCCAGACAGGCCGGATGGGCACCAGCCACCGAATCACCATTCACTGGCGGCAGGAAAATCGAACCATCACCCATGATGTGCCCGAAGGCGAATACATCCTCCACAGCTTCGAGCGGCAGGGTGACCCGTTGCCCTTTTCCTGTCGCAACGGTTGCTGCACCAGCTGTGCTGTGCGTGTGCAACTTGGAAAGCTCGATCAACGGGAAGCCATGGGTCTTTCCCATGAGCTGAGACGTCAGGGTTACGGCCTGCTCTGCGTGGCGCGGGCCATCGGCCCCCTCGAAGCGGAAACCCAGGATGAGGATGAGGTCTACGACCTGCAGTTCGGTCGCCATTTCGGCCGCGGCAAGGTGACCGCAGGACTCCCCCTCGACGAGGAATGACCATGTCCTCATCGATCTGCAGTGCAGCAGCCAGTGCGGCTGGGCTCAATGACGACACGCTCGCCGTGTTGGTGAAGGTGGCACGACAGGCCGCAGACGCAGGTGGAGCTGAGTTGATGCGCCACTACGGCCGCCTGAGCTCCGTGGAAAGCAAAGGTCGCCTCGGTGATCTGGTCACCAATGCCGATCTGGCCGCCGAACGCGTCGTACTGGATGTACTGGCCCGAGAAACGCCGGACATCGCCGTTCTGGCCGAAGAAAGCGGCGCGGCCGGTGAACAGGACGGACTGCGTTGGTGCGTTGACCCTCTCGACGGCACAACGAATTTCACCCACAGCTATCCGTTTTTTGCCACGTCGATCGGGCTGACCTTCCGCCAGCGACCAATCCTGGGGGCCATCGCTGTCCCCTTCCTGGGTGAAACCTATTGGGGAGCTCCAGGACAGGGTGCCCACTGCAACGACAGAACCATCCAGGTGACCAGCTGTGAGCGACTGGAGGACTCACTGCTGGTCACCGGATTCGCCTACGACCGCCACACACGACTCGACAACAACTACGCCGAGTTCTGCTGGTTCACCCATCGAACCCGAGGGGTTCGACGCGGTGGCGCAGCAGCCGTGGATCTGGCTTTCGTCGCTGCCGGTCGTCAGGACGGGTACTGGGAACGGGGGCTGGCGCCCTGGGATCTCGCGGCCGGGGTGGCATTGGTGGAACTGGCTGGTGGGCGAATCAGCGGATATGGCGGTGAAGACTTTGATCTCTCGAGCGGCCGTGTGCTGGCCGCTGGGCCTGCGTTGCATCCGCGGATCGTTGATGTTCTGGCCCAGGTGAAACCACTGTCCGGCGAGGCCTTCGGAGCTCCGGAGGTCACGGCCATGGGATCCTGAGGCAACGCCGATACTTCCGGAGATGGCGCTGCAACCCGCAGCTGGCGCGAGGGATCTGAATCCACGTCAGGTGGAATCCAACAGAAAGCTCAGCGAGCGGTTGGCTTCTGTCTTCCGTCTGTGGGGTTACGACGAGGTGTCCCCACCTCGCGTCGAACGCCTCGATACCCTGATGGCCGGTGGAGCCATCGCCAGCGAAGACGTGGTGCGGCTGGTCGCCGATGAGCCTTTGGGCCTGCGGCCCGAGATGACGGCGTCGATCGCCAGAGCTGCCTGCACACGATTGGCGTCCCGGCCTCGACCCCTTCGCCTCTGGGCATCGGGAACGGTGTTCCAGTCCAGGGCTGCCGATGAGGGTGGACAGTGCATCGAGGAAAATCTCCAGACCGGTGTGGAGCTGTTCGGCGTCGCACCGATCGAAGCCGAAATGGAGCTGCTGAGCCTGTTGATGGCAGCGCTGGAACGTCTTGAGTTGCAAAAGGAGCATCAGCCCCGTCTGTTGATGGGCCACACGGGCCTGATGGATCTGTTGCTCAGTCCCGTGGCGCCAGAACACCGCGAAGACGTTCGTACGGCACTGATCCAATTCGATCGACTCGGATTGGAAGCCCTCGATCTGGACACCGAGCTTCAGACCACCCTCCTCAGCCTTCTGGGCTGCCGGGGCACCCCCAGTGATGTGCTGGATCGCTTGACCGCGTGCTTCGGAGCTCAGCCACTGTTTGAGGATCTGCGTCGACTCTGTCGCCAGCTGCTGGGACCGGCGGCAATCCAGGGAGTGCGGATCCAGCTGGACCCAACGTTCCAACCCAGATTCGAGCTCTACACGGGGTTGGTCTTCCAGCTGGTGTGTGACACAGCCTCGGCACCTGTGGTGGTGGCCCGTGGTGGCCGCTACGACGATCTGGTGCGACGTTGTGGCGCGCGTCCGGGGGATGACTTCGGGGCAGGCTTCAGCCTCGCCATTGATCCCATCCGCGAACTGTTGACTGAAACAGAAACCAAGCCACCGATGACACGTCAGTTGATGGTGGCGTTCTCAGAGCGCTCGACGCTTGAAGCAGCGCTGGAACGGCAACGGTGGTGGCATCAACAGGGCAGAAGCGCCGTGATTGAACTGCATCCGTTCCACGACCGCAGCAAGGCAGAACAGCAGGCCCAGGACCAGGGGGGCTTCCAGCTGGACTGGATCGATCCTTAGGATCAAAGTTGAGGTTTTTGCGCCATGGCACACACGATCGTTACCGATGTCTGCGAGGGCGTTGCCGACTGTGTGGATGCCTGCCCTGTGGCCTGCATCGATCAGGGAAAAGGGAAAAACAAAAAAGGAACAGACTTCTACTGGATCAATTTCGACACCTGCATCGACTGCGGGATTTGTTTGCAGGTCTGCCCCGTTGAAGGGGCAATTCTGGCGGAGGAGCGACCTGACCTCCAGAAGGCAGGCTGAGGGAAGCCAGGGGTTCGGAGAACCACCACCCGATCCCACTTG
This window contains:
- a CDS encoding DnaJ C-terminal domain-containing protein, giving the protein MTSTADPDYWSLLGLGPEADADQLKRAFRREARRWHPDLNGNDPVAEERFKLVNEAYAVLSDPRRRSAWEQGDREGDRTHDPFEHGFPDFEDYLEVVLGEPSRRSEAHTPDNDASDSWREPPVAAPPPPPPVRAEEDLESIVELTPEQAMHGTTVELNLEDGTVVELDTPPQAGDGWRLRLEGVASGGRDHFLQLRVLTDDGLRIDGLRVHYKLPLFPPDAALGCAVDVPTLDGPVTLQVPPGSSSGRLLRLRGRGLELDDRRGDQLVEIVIVIPADLGEAERALYRRLQEIALEAEAG
- the dnaK gene encoding molecular chaperone DnaK, with product MGRIVGIDLGTTNSVVAVLEAGRPHVIANAEGGRTTPSVVGYSKDQELLVGQLARRQLVLSPRNTFSNLKRFVGRDWDELEESSLAVPYTVRANDRGQVRVPCPVTEREYAPEELVASIIRKLVDDASTYLGETVEAAVVTVPAYFNDAQRQATRDAGRLAGISVERILNEPTAAALAYGFDRSAVRRVLVFDLGGGTFDVSLLRIANGVFDVKATNGDTQLGGNDFDQRIVDWVADAFQKEHGMDLRRDRQALQRLTEAAEKAKQELSGVLTTPISLPFIATGDNGPLHVETNLDRSSFEGLCPDLLDRLLMPVQSALRDSGWAADDIDDVVLVGGATRMPMVQQLVRTLVPLDPCQSVNPDEVVAIGAAVQAGILTGELRDLLLNDVTPLSLGLETVGGLMKVLIPRNTPIPVRQSDVFSTSEPNQSSVEIHVWQGERQMASDNKSLGRFRLSGIPPAPRGVPQVQVAFDIDANGLLQVSATDRTTGRKQSVSIQGGSNLNEEEVTALLAEAEARADEDRRKRNQIERRNRAQTLVAQAERRLRDAALELGPYGAERQQRAVEMAMRDVQDCLAQDDLQELDLCVSGLEEALFGLNRRLSVERQSDGRPLQGLRNTLGSLKDELFADDWDEDPWAAPSGPPRSRSLNRRDSDPWDDDFYR
- the pstC gene encoding phosphate ABC transporter permease subunit PstC, translating into MSNETDSQYLLRNRPPSEKLVDIGFKNLAVILASMVAVVLFLILIVVFQGSLESMGRYGWQFLVTSDWNPVDDEYGAGAAIYGTLVTSLLSLLIAVPLGVGTAIFITENIIPRQIRNVIGVMVELLAAIPSVVLGLWAIFVLEPFIRPALELLFQLFNWIPFFSTPPMGPGTIPAVLILVVMILPIITAISRDSLNQVPLKLRQAAYGVGTTRWGAIMNVMLPAAISGIVGGVMLALGRAMGETMAVTMIIGNSNNFSISLLAPGNTIAAMLANQFGEADGSQVSSLMYAAFILIIMTLAVNIFAQWLVKRLSLKY
- the pstA gene encoding phosphate ABC transporter permease PstA gives rise to the protein MTSFYSNRASEEIPDLSYKPALARNFGSRILTIIAGIFSAIAVLPLVFVLGYVIVKGGSKISLVLFTELPPPPGLDGGGIANAIVGTIVVTIIAALIAIPVGVGGGIFLAEYSRSGWFAQFIRFGTNVLAGVPSIIAGVFIYGTIVTSRVLFGNAYSAFAGGMALSILMLPTVIKTTDEGLKLVSDDLRRGALGVGASRFVTIVRITLPTAFTPIATGVVLAIARAAGETAPLIFTALFSPFWSDLLSTDGIFAPIATLSVLIYNFAIMPYEFHNKLAWSASFVLVVMILGLNLFSRWLARFASK
- the pstB gene encoding phosphate ABC transporter ATP-binding protein PstB, whose translation is MTTSQLQTEQHQVSDDTAISIQNVTISYGSYEAVKNVYCDVPRGKVTAFIGPSGCGKSTVLRALNRMNDLIESCSLKGRVLFDGVDLYGASVDPVEVRRRIGMVFQQPNPFPKSIYENIAFGARINGFTGDMDELVERSLRQAAVWDECKDKLNESGYSLSGGQQQRLCIARTIAIQPEVILMDEPCSALDPISTLKIEETMHELKKSFTIVIVTHNMQQAVRVSDMTAFYNAEAVEGGTGKVGYLVEFNETGKIFNSPQQQATQDYVSGRFG
- a CDS encoding 2Fe-2S iron-sulfur cluster-binding protein, coding for MGTSHRITIHWRQENRTITHDVPEGEYILHSFERQGDPLPFSCRNGCCTSCAVRVQLGKLDQREAMGLSHELRRQGYGLLCVARAIGPLEAETQDEDEVYDLQFGRHFGRGKVTAGLPLDEE
- a CDS encoding inositol monophosphatase family protein, whose product is MSSSICSAAASAAGLNDDTLAVLVKVARQAADAGGAELMRHYGRLSSVESKGRLGDLVTNADLAAERVVLDVLARETPDIAVLAEESGAAGEQDGLRWCVDPLDGTTNFTHSYPFFATSIGLTFRQRPILGAIAVPFLGETYWGAPGQGAHCNDRTIQVTSCERLEDSLLVTGFAYDRHTRLDNNYAEFCWFTHRTRGVRRGGAAAVDLAFVAAGRQDGYWERGLAPWDLAAGVALVELAGGRISGYGGEDFDLSSGRVLAAGPALHPRIVDVLAQVKPLSGEAFGAPEVTAMGS
- a CDS encoding ATP phosphoribosyltransferase regulatory subunit, with the protein product MALQPAAGARDLNPRQVESNRKLSERLASVFRLWGYDEVSPPRVERLDTLMAGGAIASEDVVRLVADEPLGLRPEMTASIARAACTRLASRPRPLRLWASGTVFQSRAADEGGQCIEENLQTGVELFGVAPIEAEMELLSLLMAALERLELQKEHQPRLLMGHTGLMDLLLSPVAPEHREDVRTALIQFDRLGLEALDLDTELQTTLLSLLGCRGTPSDVLDRLTACFGAQPLFEDLRRLCRQLLGPAAIQGVRIQLDPTFQPRFELYTGLVFQLVCDTASAPVVVARGGRYDDLVRRCGARPGDDFGAGFSLAIDPIRELLTETETKPPMTRQLMVAFSERSTLEAALERQRWWHQQGRSAVIELHPFHDRSKAEQQAQDQGGFQLDWIDP
- a CDS encoding ferredoxin family protein → MAHTIVTDVCEGVADCVDACPVACIDQGKGKNKKGTDFYWINFDTCIDCGICLQVCPVEGAILAEERPDLQKAG